Proteins from one Xiphophorus hellerii strain 12219 chromosome 8, Xiphophorus_hellerii-4.1, whole genome shotgun sequence genomic window:
- the thbs4b gene encoding thrombospondin-4-B, whose amino-acid sequence MILWTFFILLSQLLLNLCLHAEAQALAVYNLLTSPDCLPDLLQGGLAEQGVNEAFILTTFKLQPKTGTTLFGLFNPRDNSKYFEFTVMGKLNRAVLRYLRTDKRMSSVSFNNLVLADGQQHRLLFHLKGLQQQGPGGVELHLDCRLVETVRDLPAVFQGLPAGYGMVELKTMQARDQESLDELKLVVGDSFENVASLQDCHFQQRDSVQTLGVNTKQLSSQMLELTKVINELKDVLIQQVKETSFLRNTISECQACGLGGTEVVKPRCAPGVCFRDDMCIETANGVECAPCPDGYTGDGFNCDDVDECQFNPCFPGVKCVNTAPGFRCDACPLGYVGLPVEGVGILFAQTNKQVCDDIDECKGPDNGGCTANSICHNSVGSFYCGSCKTGFTGDQVRGCEPELSCGNSLTNPCDINAECIRERDGTISCQCGIGWAGNGYLCGKDTDIDGYPDEKLKCKDANCRKDNCIFVPNSGQEDADRDGQGDACDDDADGDGIPNEQDNCRLKPNVDQRNSDADSHGDACDNCRMVSNPDQRDTDGDGKGDACDDDMDGDGVRNLLDNCQRVQNRDQLDRDGDGVGDACDSCPDIPNPNQSDVDNDLVGDSCDTNQDSDGDGHQDTKDNCPLVINSSQQDTDKDGLGDECDDDDDNDGIPDILPPGPDNCRLVPNPDQIDDNNDGVGDICESDFDQDKVIDRIDNCPENAEVTLTDFRAYQTVVLDPEGDAQIDPNWVVLNQGMEIVQTMNSDPGLAVGYTAFSGVDFEGTFHVNTVTDDDYAGFIFGYQDSSSFYVVMWKQTEQTYWQATPFRAVAEPGIQLKAVKSRSGPGEHLRNSLWHTGDTNDQVRLLWKDPRNVGWKDKVSYRWYLQHRPQVGYIRVRFYEGTQLVADSGVTIDTTMRGGRLGVFCFSQENIIWSNLKYRCNDTIPEDFQEFSAQHTVDSI is encoded by the exons CAGTCTACAATCTGCTCACCTCGCCTGACTGCTTGCCAGACCTGCTGCAGGGAGGTTTGGCAGAACAAGGGGTGAACGAGGCTTTCATCTTAACCACCTTCAAGCTGCAGCCCAAGACTGGAACCACACTGTTTGGCCTGTTCAACCCAAGGGACAACAGCAAGTATTTTGAGTTCACCGTAATGGGGAAACTCAACCGGG CTGTGTTACGTTACTTGCGGACTGACAAGAGAATGAGCTCTGTTAGCTTCAACAACCTTGTGCTGGCGGACGGCCAGCAGCACCGGCTGTTGTTCCACCTGAAAGGTCTGCAGCAGCAGGGGCCAGGCGGGGTGGAGCTACATCTGGACTGCAGGCTGGTTGAGACGGTCCGGGATCTTCCTGCCGTCTTCCAGGGTTTGCCAGCAGGGTACGGCATGGTGGAGCTAAAGACAATGCAAGCCAGGGATCAG GAGAGCTTAGACGAGCTGAAACTGGTGGTTGGGGACTCGTTTGAGAATGTTGCATCATTGCAAGACTGTCATTTTCAGCAAAGAGATTCGGTTCAAACTTTAG GGgtcaacacaaagcagctgtCAAGTCAAATGCTGGAGTTAACAAAGGTGATAAACGAGCTTAAAGACGTTCTCATCCAGCAG GTTAAGGAAACATCTTTTCTCCGAAACACTATTTCAGAGTGTCAGGCTTGTG GTCTGGGTGGAACAGAGGTGGTGAAACCGAGATGTGCTCCTGGTGTCTGTTTCCGCGATGATATGTGCATTGAGACAGCAAATGGCGTGGAGTGTGCACCCTGTCCTGATGGGTACACTGGAGATGGCTTCAACTGTGATGATGTTGATGAG TGCCAGTTTAACCCCTGCTTCCCTGGAGTGAAGTGCGTTAACACTGCCCCTGGCTTCCGCTGCGACGCCTGCCCGCTGGGTTACGTCGGCCTGCCAGTGGAGGGCGTGGGCATTTTGTTTGCTCAAACCAACAAACAG GTCTGCGATGACATTGATGAATGCAAAGGACCCGACAATGGTGGCTGTACTGCAAACTCAATCTGTCACAACTCTGTG GGCTCCTTTTACTGTGGCAGCTGTAAGACTGGGTTCACAGGAGATCAGGTGAGGGGCTGTGAGCCAGAGCTCAGCTGTGGAAACAGCCTGACCAACCCCTGCGACATCAACGCCGAGTGCATTCGAGAAAGAGACGGCACTATTTCTTGTCAG TGTGGAATTGGCTGGGCGGGCAACGGATACCTGTGTGGGAAAGACACGGACATTGATGGATACCCGGATGAAAAACTCAAGTGCAAGGACGCAAACTGTAGAAAG GATAATTGCATCTTTGTTCCTAACTCTGGTCAAGAGGACGCTGACAGGGATGGCCAGGGAGACGCCTGTGATGACGATGCAGATGGTGACGGTATTCCCAATGAGCAG GACAACTGCCGGTTGAAGCCCAACGTGGATCAGAGGAACAGTGATGCAGACAGCCATGGCGATGCCTGTGACAACTGTCGTATGGTGAGCAACCCCGACCAGCGGGACACTGACGGAGACGGCAAAGGAGATGCCTGCGACGATGACATGGACGGAGACG GTGTGAGAAATTTGCTGGACAACTGCCAGCGTGTCCAGaacagagaccagctggacagGGATGGAGACGGCGTGGGAGACGCTTGCGACAGCTGCCCTGACATCCCCAACCCAAACCAG TCTGATGTTGATAATGACCTGGTTGGAGACTCGTGCGACACAAAccaagacag CGATGGCGATGGTCACCAGGATACCAAGGACAATTGTCCACTAGTGATTAACAGCTCGCAGCAGGACACTGACAAAGACGGGCTGGGAGACGAATGtgacgatgatgatgacaaTGACGGGATCCCAGATATTCTACCGCCAGGACCAGACAACTGCAGGCTGGTGCCCAACCCCGACCAGATCGATGACAACA ATGATGGCGTTGGAGATATCTGCGAGTCCGACTTTGACCAGGACAAAGTGATTGACCGGATTGACAATTGCCCTGAGAACGCAGAGGTCACCCTGACAGACTTCAGGGCCTACCAGACAGTGGTGCTGGACCCGGAGGGAGATGCACAGATCGACCCCAACTGGGTTGTCCTCAACCAG GGAATGGAAATAGTTCAGACCATGAACAGTGACCCTGGACTTGCTGTTG GATACACTGCTTTCAGTGGAGTCGACTTTGAGGGGACTTTTCACGTGAACACGGTTACCGACGACGACTATGCCGGCTTCATCTTTGGCTACCAGGACTCGTCGTCCTTCTATGTGGTGATGTGGAAGCAGACTGAGCAGACTTACTGGCAGGCAACCCCTTTCAGAGCTGTGGCCGAGCCAGGCATCCAGCTTAAG gcTGTAAAGTCCAGGTCAGGCCCTGGGGAACACTTGAGAAACTCACTGTGGCACACAGGAGACACCAACGACCAGGTCCGTCTGCTGTGGAAGGACCCGAGGAACGTTGGCTGGAAGGATAAGGTTTCCTACCGCTGGTATTTGCAGCACCGTCCACAGGTCGGATACATCAG AGTGAGGTTTTACGAGGGAACTCAGCTGGTTGCAGATTCTGGTGTGACTATCGACACAACCATGAGAGGAGGGCGACTCGGCGTGTTCTGCTTCTCGCAAGAAAACATCATCTGGTCCAATCTGAAATATCGCTGCAATg ACACCATCCCAGAGGATTTCCAGGAGTTCAGCGCTCAACACACCGTTGACTCAATCTAA